In Bradyrhizobium symbiodeficiens, the genomic stretch AGCGAAGCAGATCTCGTCGCGAAAGTGCGTGAGGTCCTGTCGCGCCATGACGTAAAGTGGGGATAGCCATTCCGCCAAGCGTCATGCCCGGGCTTGTCCCGGGCATCCACGTCCTGTTTGATGAAAGCGAACGTGGATGGCCGGGACAAGCCCGGCCATGACGAACGCAGCAGGGAGAGAACGATGCCTGAGATCACTGTCAGCATGGCCGAAGGCCGCACCGACGAGCAGAAGGCCGGCATGATGCGCGACATCACCCAGGCGCTGGTGAAGAATCTCGGCGTCGACGCCGATGCCGTCGTCATCCAGATCAACGAAGCCCCGCTCCGCCACAAGATGAAGGGCGGCAAGACCTTCGTGGAGCGCGCGGCGGCCGCGAAGAAGTAGCCTCGGCTGGAGCGGCAACCACCACCGTCGTCTCGGACCAGCGTCAGCGCAGATCCGGGACGACAGCGGAGTTTGAGGCACCATGGACGCACGCGATTACATCACGATCGGCATGAGCGCCGAGCGCACGCTGGTGGTCCCGGCGGAGCGCACGGTCGGGCACTTCGTGCCGGGTATGCCGATGGTTTATGCGACGCCGATGATGATCCTGGAAATGGAGATGACGTCGGGCGATGCGATCCGCTCGGCGCTGCAGCCGGGGTGGGTCACCGTCGGCACCGAGGTCGACATCCGCCATCTCGCCGCCGCACTCGTCGGCGCGACGGTGCGGACGACCGCGAAGGTCGTTGCGGTCGAACGCCGCGTCATTCGGTTCGAGGTCGAGGCGTTCGAGGGCACGCGCAAGCTCGGCGAGGGCCGCCACGCGCGCGGGCTCGTCAATGTCGAGATGTTCAACAAGCGGCTGGGCGCATAGTGCTGCCCGCTCGGCGTGACTTCGCCTAACTCTCCCTGCGCGCTCCCGGCGACGAATAGAACGCTTCCTGCTCCCTGCGGACACGCACAGCAGGCAGCGTTTCGTCAATCGCCACATCGGCCCAGGTGATGCAGGAGTCCTTTGCTACCGCCTTTGTCAATCGCACATTGTGTGCAAGCCCGAGCGGCAAATAGCCCTTTGCAAGCGAGGTTCTGGCCGGCGTCAGCTTGCCGAAGACAGTGTAGCCGCCTTCTCCGTCCAGCGTATCTCCGGCGCGCAAATCCTTCTTGGCTGTCGCGGCAACATCGGCGTTGAACGTCGTTGCGACCCCCGTCGCCTCCTTGCGCAGTGCGATCGAGGCGACCGAAATTCCGAGCTCGAGACCAATGAGATGCCACTTCTTGTAGGAGCTCATGTAGCGGCCGCTCGGATCGGTGACGACGCTATATTCCTGGAAGCAGTTGCGGATGTACTCGCTGTCGCCTTCGAAGCAGACCCAGACGCCCTTGCGGATGTCGTTGGGGATCGGTTTGCCGTCCGCCGTCAGGCAGGACACGACTTCGACCTGTCCCTTGGATTCCAGGATGCCGCCCTCGGAACGCGGGCGCATCAGGGTCGGGATGTCGTCGACCGATCCCGGCGGGAATGCGAGGCCTTGCGAGGGCGCCTCCAGCCCGGTTGCGTTTGCGATCGCGGCGGATTCGATCGCCGGCTTGGAGCCGTCGAGAAATGCGTTGAACATCTTTGGGTTCATGCCGCCGCGCGCGGCTTGCTCGGCGGAGAGGCCCCAATGGTCCCAGACCGTTTCGGGCGTCGACTCCCGATAATGCGGCAGCCATTTGTGGCCGCGGCCGGCCGCCACGACCGGGAAACCGCAGGCCCTTGCCCAATCGACGAGGTCGCAGGCGAGGGCCGGCTGATCGCCATAGGCGAGGCTGTAGATCACGCCGGCCTGTCTTGCTCTTTGCGCGAGGATCGGTCCGCAGAAGGCGTCGGCCTCGACGGTCACGTTGATGACGGGCTTGCCGTTGGCAAAGGCGCCAAGGCAGTGTTCGACCGCCGCGACGGGATTTCCGGTACACTCGGCGATCACCTCGATGCCGCCGCACTTCATCAGCGCTTCCCAGTCTTCGGTCAGGAAGGTCGTACCATTCTTGAGTGCATCCTCAAGCGAGACGGCGGCGAACTGCTCAGGGCGCCAGCCGACGCGGTTCAGGTTTTCGCGGGCACGCGACGGGGACAGGTCTGCAATTGCGACGAGATGGACGCCGGGCGTGCGCAGAACCTGATGCAGGTACATCGCACCGAACTTGCCCGCCCCGATCAGTCCGATCCTGATGGGGCGCCTCGCGGCCTGTCGTTCGAGAAGTTTCGCGTAGAGGTTCACGACGCTCTCCTTATCGGCAACAGCCAGGATCGCCTTGCGTTCGGCCGTCCGGATCGGGGCCGAAACGCTCTTGTTCTGCCTACTTCGCCAATTCCTTCGACCGCTTCGTCGCCGCGGCAATCGCGCGGATCATCAACTCGCGCAGGCCGGGCTCGCCCATCAGCACGCCGAGCGCCGCAGCCGTGGTGCCGCCGGGCGAGGTGACGTTCTGGCGCAGCGTGCTCGACGGCAGCTCCGACTGGTGCAACAGTTCACCCGAGCCGGCGACCGTCTCGCGTGCAAGCTTGGTCGCCAGTGCTTCGGGCAATCCGGCCTCGACGCCAGCGCGGGCGAGTTCTTCGGCGAGCAGGAACACATAGGCCGGGCCGGAGCCGGAGACGGCAGTGACCGCATCCATCAGGCTCTCGTCGTCGACCCATTCGACCGAGCCGGTGGCGCGCAGCAGCGCATCGGCCACCGCGCGCTGCGCGGCGCTGACGTTGTTGGCTGCGACCGCGACGGTGATGCCGCGGCCGATCGCGGCCGGCGTGTTCGGCATTGCGCGCACCACGGCGCCGCCGCAGACCTGTTGCAGCGATGCGATCGTGGTTCCCGCCATGATCGAGACCACCGAGGTTTTGTCCGAGACGAATTGCTTCAGCCTGATGCCGGCCTCGCGGAACATCTGCGGTTTCACCGCCACGACCAGCGTCTCGACGGGGCCGGCCGTCGTCGCGTCGGGATTGAGCGCGACACCCTTGACGGCAAGCGCGATGATCTCGGGCGAGATGTGCGGATCGATCACGGCGACGCGGCGCGGATCGAGTCCGCCCGAAAGCCATCCGGTCAGCATCGCGCCGCCCATCTTGCCGGCGCCGGCGAGGAGGATGGTGCCGGTGATGTTCTGGAGGGGGTTGTTCGTCATCGCTGCTGCCACACGTACGCTGTCGTCCCCGCCTAGTGCGCAATTGCGCACGGGGAGCGGGAACCCATAACCACAGGCGGTTCTAGTGGATGAAGGTGTCGGCAACAAGCCGCGTGCCCCAAGGAGGCATCACGCGGTATGGGTCCCGGATCTGCGCTGCGCTTGTCCGGGACGACGGCGGAGAGGTGGGCGAGACCCTACGCCTCTCCCACCGTGTCGAACATCGCCGCGTCCATGGCCTGCGCGGTGGTCTTGCCGGCCCACACCACGAACTGGAACGCCGGGAAATAGCGCTCGCAGGCGTGGATGGCGCCGGCGAGCATGGCTTCGCATTGCGCGGTCGAGGCGGTGAGCCCGCCCGGCAGCACCAGGGCCTGGCGGTGCATGATCATGCCGGTGTTGGTCCAGAGATCGAAGTGCCCGACCCACAGCTGCTCGTTGACCGCGGCGACGAGCCGCTGCACCTCGCCGCGGCGCGCGACCGGAATCTTCATGTCGAAGGCGCAGGCCAGATGCAACGCCTCGATCTCGCCCATCCAGGTGAAGGAGATCTGGTAGTCGGTCCATTGTCCCTTCGAGACAATGGTGAGTTCGTCTTCGCCGGAGCGTTCGAACGGCCAGTTGTTGCTGGCAGCGATATCCTCGACCACCGCGAGTGGATGGCTTCTGGAATCGATAGTGCCTTCGAGCAGGGACATGCCGTCTCGACCTCTTGCCTTTTTGTTGTCTTTGATACGCACGCGGTCGGCCCGGTACGCTCCCTCAATGTCGCTATCGCGATTCCCCTCGGGGTCGCTGTTGCGATCCCCTCGGATCGGTGCGGGCCTGTCGCGGATCAAGTGATGTGATTTGCGGAATCTGCGCAACTGGCTGCCGAGTCCGTCCACAAGTCAGGACTCGTTCGTCCACAGCTCATCTCTCGGCCACAATTCTTAACGATGAGAACAAACCGGAATCGGATTCCGGACCCCGCGCCAATCGTTAATTCCGCCCCGCGAGGGCCGTGCCGCCAAGAGGACCTCAATGGCGGCATGGGACCATGCGCTATCCCCATGAGGAACACGCTTGCTGTGGCCGCCGGCCGGCGTCATATTTCCGGTCAGGCCGCTCATCCCGGGCGGCCGATGTTCTCAGGGCGGGGTGAAAGTCCCCACCGGCGGTAAGGGCCGAAAGGCTCAAGCCCGCGAGCGCCTTCCTCGAGGATGGTCCTGAAAAGGATTTCTCCGGGGGGAAGGGTCAGCAGATTCGGTGCAACTCCGAAGCCGACGGTTAAAGTCCGGATGAAAGAGAACGGTCGGAGGCAGACGCATCGCAAGGTGCGGCTGTTTGTCGTTCCGTGTGCCCTGATTCTGGTCCTTAAACCGAGGAAAGCCATGAATCAGATGTTGCAAGACCCCAAAACCGAAACTTCCGAAGTCACCCTACCGCCGGTTCCGCATGACCCGGCGCCCGACCACCCGCGCTTCGCAAAGCCGCAGCGGGTGGCCTTCGTGCAGGCCTGCTGGCACCGCGACGTGGTCGAGGAGGCCCGCATCTCCTTCATCAAGGAGGCCGAAGCGCGCCACCTCACCCATGTCGACGTGTTCGAGGTGCCGGGCTCGTTCGAGATCCCGCTGCATGCGCAGGTTCTCGCCAAGACGCGGCGCTACACCGCCATCGTCGCGGCCGGCCTCGTCGTCGACGGCGGCATCTATCGCCACGAGTTCGTCGCCGACACCGTGATCAAGGCGCTGATGGACGTGCAGCTGCGCACCGAAGTTCCCGTGTTCTCCGCGGTGCTGACGCCGCAGCAATTCCACGAGACCGAGGTGCACTACGACTTCTTCCGCAAGCATTTTGCGATCAAGGGCGTCGAGGTCGCGGCCGCCTGTGCGGAGACGTTGCTCGGCCTGGAGCGCCTGCGTGGCCAGGTCGCGGCGGGAATTGTGTAACGCAGTGCAACGACCATTACCCCTCATCCCGAGGAGCGCGTAGCGCGTCTGGTAGGATGAGGGGCCATTCTACGATCGCTGTCACCTTCCATCACCCCAATGACACCCCCGCCTTGGCCCGGCTGATGCCGAGCGTCAGGATGCGCTGCAGGAGATCCGGATATTTGAGCCCGGCATGTTGAGCCGCCGTGGCGAACTCCTGGCTCTTGGCGATCTCGGGGTTGGGATTGGCTTCGATGAAATACGGCGTGCCGTCGGCGGTGAGACGAAAATCGATACGCGCGTAGCCGTCGAGGCCAAGCGCCCGATAGATGCGCTTCGCCGCGCGCTGGATGCGCGCGGTAACTTCGGGCGAGAGGTCTTTCGCCGGCCCGTCGACGATGCCGACCTTCTCCTGATAGTCGGTGTCGTGCTTGGCCTTTTCGGTGGCGATGTGCCGCGACCTGCGCCCGCCCATGCTGCCGAATTTCAGTTCCCAGACCGGCAGGACGCGCAGGCGGTTGTTGCCGAGCACGCCGACATAAAGCTCGCGTCCCTCGATGAACTGCTCGGCGATGGCGGCGGTTTCGCTCCGATCGTGGATGAAGGCGACGCGCTCCGCGAGCTTTTCGTCGGTGTCGACGATCGAGGCCTGGGAAATGCCGGCAGATCCATCCATGTTCAGGCTCTTGACGATCAGCGGCAGCGGAAGATGCTTCGGCCGCCTGACCTTGCGTCGCATCGGGAAAACCGCGAAGGCCGGCACCGCGATGCGCCGGTGATGGACCAGCGTCTTTGACAGGTCCTTGCCGCGCGCCAGGATCAGGCCGCGCGGATTGCATCCGGTATAAGGGACCTTCATCAGCTCGAGATAGCTCGCGATGTGCTGGTCGAAGGCGACGTTGTTGTGGAATTCCTCCAGCAACGTGAAAACCACATGCGGCTTGAACTCCTCGATCGCCTCGCGCACCGGCTTGATCTCCTCCTGCGCGCCGAGCGCGCGGACGTCGTGGCCGGCCGCACGCAAGGTGCTGACGACGTCGTATTCCGTTTTCCAATTGTTGATTTCCTGCGCGGTGTATCCGTCGGAGGAGTCCGGGGGCATGAAGTCCGGATGCATCAGGACCAGAATGCGCAAGCGTCTCATAGCGCGATCCATTTGCGCCGAGACGGGCCGAACATCGTGTGCATCGTCTTGGCGGTCACGAGGACGGTGAAGTCGAGAACGAGCTTCTGTTCAGGGCCGACGGCGCGCAGGTCGAGTTCGCGGCAGCGGGAGATCATCTCGTCAAGCACGGCATCGAGCGTGAGCTGGTTCTCGCCGGTCCATCGCGCGACCAATTGCCTGATATGGGCGCGGTGGCGCCGGATCAGGGCCGAAGCCGGCTTTGAGCGGTGATGACGCGGATCGGCCGAAAACAGCCGGGAGAGGTCGCGGTCGTAGGTCTTCGGTGGCGTGAAGGCGTAGAACGCCTGCTTCTTCTTGTAGTGGTCTTCGAGCGTCTGGCTGAGCCGGCCCAGCGGCTCGACACGCTCCCGCGTCGTAATCGGCGGCCGCTTTCCCGCGATCTCGCTCATCAGCTCGTCGACATATTCGAGCTTCTTCAGTGCGGGCCAGCCGGCATATCGCGTCCGCCAGTTCGAACGCGGCCGCAGCCACACCGCAAAGGTCTCGGCGAAATCCTCGTCCGGATGGCTCTGCGCGTACCACAGCCGGAGATGCTGGACGTAGCGCCTGCTGGCAGGATTGGGTCGGTAGTAGCGCGGGTAATGTTTCGACGACGGGCCGAACAGCTGCTGCCAGCGCCGGCGGCGCTGCAGCTGATAGCCGTGCTGCATGGCATGGCC encodes the following:
- a CDS encoding tautomerase family protein, which produces MPEITVSMAEGRTDEQKAGMMRDITQALVKNLGVDADAVVIQINEAPLRHKMKGGKTFVERAAAAKK
- a CDS encoding thioesterase family protein; amino-acid sequence: MDARDYITIGMSAERTLVVPAERTVGHFVPGMPMVYATPMMILEMEMTSGDAIRSALQPGWVTVGTEVDIRHLAAALVGATVRTTAKVVAVERRVIRFEVEAFEGTRKLGEGRHARGLVNVEMFNKRLGA
- a CDS encoding NAD(P)H-dependent oxidoreductase, with amino-acid sequence MNLYAKLLERQAARRPIRIGLIGAGKFGAMYLHQVLRTPGVHLVAIADLSPSRARENLNRVGWRPEQFAAVSLEDALKNGTTFLTEDWEALMKCGGIEVIAECTGNPVAAVEHCLGAFANGKPVINVTVEADAFCGPILAQRARQAGVIYSLAYGDQPALACDLVDWARACGFPVVAAGRGHKWLPHYRESTPETVWDHWGLSAEQAARGGMNPKMFNAFLDGSKPAIESAAIANATGLEAPSQGLAFPPGSVDDIPTLMRPRSEGGILESKGQVEVVSCLTADGKPIPNDIRKGVWVCFEGDSEYIRNCFQEYSVVTDPSGRYMSSYKKWHLIGLELGISVASIALRKEATGVATTFNADVAATAKKDLRAGDTLDGEGGYTVFGKLTPARTSLAKGYLPLGLAHNVRLTKAVAKDSCITWADVAIDETLPAVRVRREQEAFYSSPGARRES
- the proC gene encoding pyrroline-5-carboxylate reductase, with the translated sequence MTNNPLQNITGTILLAGAGKMGGAMLTGWLSGGLDPRRVAVIDPHISPEIIALAVKGVALNPDATTAGPVETLVVAVKPQMFREAGIRLKQFVSDKTSVVSIMAGTTIASLQQVCGGAVVRAMPNTPAAIGRGITVAVAANNVSAAQRAVADALLRATGSVEWVDDESLMDAVTAVSGSGPAYVFLLAEELARAGVEAGLPEALATKLARETVAGSGELLHQSELPSSTLRQNVTSPGGTTAAALGVLMGEPGLRELMIRAIAAATKRSKELAK
- a CDS encoding YbjN domain-containing protein, with the translated sequence MSLLEGTIDSRSHPLAVVEDIAASNNWPFERSGEDELTIVSKGQWTDYQISFTWMGEIEALHLACAFDMKIPVARRGEVQRLVAAVNEQLWVGHFDLWTNTGMIMHRQALVLPGGLTASTAQCEAMLAGAIHACERYFPAFQFVVWAGKTTAQAMDAAMFDTVGEA
- a CDS encoding 6,7-dimethyl-8-ribityllumazine synthase, translated to MNQMLQDPKTETSEVTLPPVPHDPAPDHPRFAKPQRVAFVQACWHRDVVEEARISFIKEAEARHLTHVDVFEVPGSFEIPLHAQVLAKTRRYTAIVAAGLVVDGGIYRHEFVADTVIKALMDVQLRTEVPVFSAVLTPQQFHETEVHYDFFRKHFAIKGVEVAAACAETLLGLERLRGQVAAGIV
- a CDS encoding D-alanine--D-alanine ligase family protein, which produces MRRLRILVLMHPDFMPPDSSDGYTAQEINNWKTEYDVVSTLRAAGHDVRALGAQEEIKPVREAIEEFKPHVVFTLLEEFHNNVAFDQHIASYLELMKVPYTGCNPRGLILARGKDLSKTLVHHRRIAVPAFAVFPMRRKVRRPKHLPLPLIVKSLNMDGSAGISQASIVDTDEKLAERVAFIHDRSETAAIAEQFIEGRELYVGVLGNNRLRVLPVWELKFGSMGGRRSRHIATEKAKHDTDYQEKVGIVDGPAKDLSPEVTARIQRAAKRIYRALGLDGYARIDFRLTADGTPYFIEANPNPEIAKSQEFATAAQHAGLKYPDLLQRILTLGISRAKAGVSLG
- a CDS encoding putative zinc-binding metallopeptidase yields the protein MPSRKFAWEKLSDDELLKQRLSSLRVTVKGTWLEDCVSTLHEELEERGIRLRPHTWISSEWFSPGGVPGIAIPFYLAHPRLMKLEKKMMFDVEGGTWRECMAILRHEAGHAMQHGYQLQRRRRWQQLFGPSSKHYPRYYRPNPASRRYVQHLRLWYAQSHPDEDFAETFAVWLRPRSNWRTRYAGWPALKKLEYVDELMSEIAGKRPPITTRERVEPLGRLSQTLEDHYKKKQAFYAFTPPKTYDRDLSRLFSADPRHHRSKPASALIRRHRAHIRQLVARWTGENQLTLDAVLDEMISRCRELDLRAVGPEQKLVLDFTVLVTAKTMHTMFGPSRRKWIAL